Genomic segment of Gloeocapsa sp. PCC 7428:
CCTGTTTACCATACTCTACATATTGCATCACTTTCTTGAGTTGTCCGGCATCGGCTAACGGACCAAAAAGTACATCTGGATCGAGTGGATTGCCCATTTTAATTTGACTAACGTACTTAATTAATCCATCTACGACTACATCGTGAATCGATCGCTCTAGCAACAAGCGCGATCCTGCCGTACAAATCTCACCTTTGTTGTAGAAAATGCCAAAGAAAGCATTGGCGATCGCGCTTTCTAAATCTGCATCCGCAAACACGATGTTGGCAGATTTACCGCCAAGCTCCATTGTGGTTTTTTTCAGTGTGTCTGCACTATTGCGAATAATGCCAATCCCGACTTCTGTTGAGCCTGTGAAGCTAATCTTGTTGATTGCAGGATGTTTTACCAATTGATCGCCGACTTGACTACCCGAACCTGTAATCATGTTGTATACGCCAGCGGGAAGCCCAGCTTCTGCAAAGATTTCTGCCAGTTTGATCGCAGACAAAGGCGTGGCACTTGCAGGTTTATGAATCACCGTGTTACCTGCGGCAAGCGCAGCGGCGATTTTTGTTCCGGCAAGCAGAAGTGGGAAATTAAACGGCGTGATTGCGGCAACGACTCCTAACGGTTCTCGCACGATTGTGACGTGCTTCAAAGTGCAATCTGGTGGAGGAGAAACTGGACGAGTTGCGCCATCGATTTCGGGAGCCATGCCCGCGTAGTAGCGGAATAAATCAGCAATTAAACGAGCATCGATCGTCTTGGCAAAGTGAATTGCTTTACCCATATCAAGCGTCTCACAAAGTGCCAAATCATCGGCGTATTGCTCCATGATTTGGGAAGCACGAGTGAGGATTTGCTGTCGCTCGTGCCCAGTCATTTTTGCCCAAGGTCCATCATCAAAGGCACGACGGGCTGCTAGAATTGCATCCTCTACGTCTTGTGCTGAAGCTTGGGGAATGTCTGCGATCGCAGCTTCTGTAATCGGGCTAATTGTGGGGCGAGTTTTGCCATCGGATGCCGATCGCCATTGTCCATTAATGTAGAGTTTGGCTTGTTTGATCGGCGGATTCGGAATGGCAATTGACTGATTTGCGGTTGCAGTCATGGTAATTCCTTTTGAGGCTCGATAGATTCACATACTTTCGTCGGCAT
This window contains:
- a CDS encoding aldehyde dehydrogenase, giving the protein MTATANQSIAIPNPPIKQAKLYINGQWRSASDGKTRPTISPITEAAIADIPQASAQDVEDAILAARRAFDDGPWAKMTGHERQQILTRASQIMEQYADDLALCETLDMGKAIHFAKTIDARLIADLFRYYAGMAPEIDGATRPVSPPPDCTLKHVTIVREPLGVVAAITPFNFPLLLAGTKIAAALAAGNTVIHKPASATPLSAIKLAEIFAEAGLPAGVYNMITGSGSQVGDQLVKHPAINKISFTGSTEVGIGIIRNSADTLKKTTMELGGKSANIVFADADLESAIANAFFGIFYNKGEICTAGSRLLLERSIHDVVVDGLIKYVSQIKMGNPLDPDVLFGPLADAGQLKKVMQYVEYGKQDGATLKYGGERFYPDGSNGKGYYFQPTIFTNATNEMRIAQEEIFGPVLTVIPFDTEEEAIRIANSTTYGLAAAVHTRDIKKALRVANAMQAGTCWINCYNVYDVSVPFGGYKSSGFGRECGKEVMENYTHTKSIWIDLS